CAGTCCTTCACCAAAATACCCCCCCCACACTGCCCTTCTCTATAATGTCCCCCCACACAGTCATCCAAAATAtcccccccacactgcccctcaccATAATGTCCCCCACACAGTCCTTCCCCAAAATACCCCCCCATAACGCCCCTCTCTTTAATGTCCCCCACACAGTCATCCATAATGTCCCCCACACAgtccttctccaaaatatccccccacacttcCCCTCACAATAATGTCCCCCACACAGTCCTTCCCCAAAATACCCCCACATACTGCCCCTCTctataatgtcccccacacagtCATCCATAATGTCTCCCACACAGTCCTTCCCCAAAAtaccccccacactgcccctctccataatgtcccccacACAGTCCTTCcccaaaatatccccccacactgcccctctccataatgtcaCCCACACAGCCCTTCCCCAAAATATTCCCCAAACACTGCCCTTTTCCATAATATAACCCTGTccataatgtccccacacagcccttctccaaacccccccacacacactgtctCTTTCTAAATAATTGTTCTCCCACCTTGAGCCTCAACATAATATCCCCCTCAGTGTCTCTCCATAATAATCCTCCCCACACAAACCCTCTCCAAAATATCCCTGCAAACTGCCCTTTTTATAATAGTCCCTCCATTCCACTGCATCTTGCTATATTGTGCCTCCTTTCACAATGATCCCCCACCCCTTCCTCTTGCTTTGAAACAGATAcacctcccctctccccatctagaAGGAGTACACATTTCATCTTCCACTACTCCTTGGAGCCCTCACCGTGGCCTTTGCGGCTTCGGCAGCGGTGTGGTGACATTAGCTGTGTGCTGACCATATCACGCCGCTACACACCGGAGCTGACGAGTGCTCCTAGGCCCCAGTTCCACGCCAGTGTTGAAATGTATTTGCGTCTTTGGTGAATATATTTGAATATAGGAAGATGGCGTCTCCCGGACAGCTCCTCGGGGTTCACAACATCCCGCCCTAGCCAGTCCAGGTATTTGATTTTGTTGCTCTCGATCACACCTGATGGATCTAATGAAACCCTTGATCAGTTACATCCGACGTGCATAGACAACACCGGATTTGCAGAAGTGTGCTTTTCTGTTCAGTAGTGAATAATTGTGAGACTGCAGTAGTCGGTAAAAGTGGACTTTTTAGCATAATTTGGAaaaaaagtagggttgagcgacctttacttttttagggtcgagtcgggttttgcgaaacccgactatctcaaaagtcgagtcgagtggaatcggccgattatcgcgaaaaaaagtcggggatcgaccgaaacacgaaacccaatgcaaagtcagtgggttttatttttatttatttatttattcatttattatttttctctctctctctcttctactccccccccccccccagtccgtcCCTACACAGAAAAGCTGggtttacacattgcaaatcgctacagcgcacaagcaaaaAAAATGCCGATAGATGTGCACGCCCCTGACACCTATGTCAggggcgaaattaggattatttagtctagaaaaaagacgactgaggggcgatctaataaccatgtataagtatataaggggacaatacaaatatctcgctgaggatctgtttataccaaggaaggtgacgggcacaaaggggcattctttgcgtctggaggagagaaggtttttccaccaacatagaagaggattctttactgttagggcagtgagaatctggaattgcttgcctgaggaggtggtgatggcgaactcagtcgaggggttcaagagaggcctggatgtcttcctggagcagaacaatattgtatcatacaattattaggttctgtagaaggaagtagatctggggatttattatgatggaatataggctgaactggatggacaaatgtcttttttcggccttactaactatgttactatgttactatgtatgtcatcactctgcccacgctccttcattagctgaaaaaatggcgctaaacacgtcatacgaaacacgactttggcgccaagatcgccgaccgcatggccgacccgacacagggatcgggtcgggtttcatgaaacccgactttgccaaaagtcgtcgacttatgaaaatgaccgacccgtttcgctcaaccctagtgttgagtatTTTATATTGTCCTTGTTGCATTGGTTTATTACAAACAGAAAATATGGCTGTAAACTTTGCTAAGAAACAGAATTTGCAATGGGGGTTGCTTAATTTTGATTGCAATTGTATGCTGTATAGTTAGAGGCTGGTCTAACGCACTTGGTGCCCAAAGCGAGGATTTCAGAACATCTCCTCTCCCCTGCTGCTTTCGCTCCAGTATCTTCTGATTCCCTTTCCTGGGAAGTGTTAAAGCCCTATGTCGCTCAACCTTCCCTCTCGTACTCTCAGGTTTTGGACTTCGTATCCAATTGCcagttcaagattttttttttttaattaagtacaAACTCGCCATCCCATCAGTAGCACTTTAGGCAGCTGCCTCCGCCGCCCAGCCCTTTTCCTGACCCCTATGTACACCTACACCCCTGTGTGACAATCCACCACCACCCACCATTGTTTTCACCCCGGGTGAGACACATCTGCACCTCTTGTCATGCAGTCCCAGGTAATCACTACCAATGTACGATCTCGCATATTTTTATTGTTGTGGCCAAGCCCAAGGTGTGGAACTGTACAACATACCATAAATACCGATGTAATATGCTTCACAGGTCTGGATAAAATCAGCCCATGACATTTACACAAATCACAAAGATAAATCTCACTGGTAAATGATCAGTAACTGGTGCTGTAGGTCACATACAGGAATCTATGTTCTACAAGCAGCAAAAATCACTTCCATTCTTTCTATTTAAACAGAAAGATCTGATTAGAAAAATCTCTTCTTTCTATTTGCAGACAAGATTTCCACCCAACATATATTACAAGTTGTTTACTCACCGGCCAATTGTGGATATGTGCGCCAGTAGCCCCAAGGATTACACCAAGCAATCGGTGAAACAACTGCTGCCTGGACAAATCCACAATCACGGGGCGATCCTCGAACAAGACCACAGCGGGTGGTACGCCAGAGTGGAGAACAACGGGTGGAGACTCCTGACACTCAGGGTCAGTGACGAGAGTGGGATCGTGCTTTCAGACCGAGAtctgaccacaatgcatggactggccgtcAGCTCCACCTCTGTGCGGACATAGCCTAGGAAACGTTACACATTAATGAATGTCGTCCAAATCTATCAATTCCGCTAGGTCTTTGCATCCTAATGTGTCTAGAAACGTCCCAAATATTTCGTTACTGACAGACATCAGAGGAAAGAAGGATCAAGCATGTTGGATCCAAACATGCCTGATCCTTAGTTCTCATAGGAGATTAGCTACTGTAAGGTGTCGGGCAGCAGTTTACTCCCTTCTCTCCTTTGAGGACACATATGTTCAGCTGAAAATGCATATGACGTGTATTAAAAAAATGAAGCTCTCATTAAACTatatagatggaaaaataaaaaaaacattattgcTCTCTGTATGTGTCAAAGCACTTTTTATAGAATTttttaattaatattattattattatttatttatatagcaccattgattccatggtgctgtacatgagaaggggttacatacaagttacagatatcacttacagtaaacaaactaacaatgacggactgatacagaggggcgaggaccctgcacttgccggcttacattctacaggattatggggaaggagacaataggtagagggttgcaggagctccgatgttggtgaggcggtagctccggtgttggtgaggcggtagctccggtgttggtgaggcggtagcttcggtagtgatgaggaggcagcggggtcagtgcaggctgtaggctttcctgaagagatgagttttcaggttccgtctgaaggatccgaatgtggttgatagtcggacgtgttggggcagagaattccagaagatgggggatattcgggagaagtcttggaggcgattggatgaggagcgaataagtgtggaggagagtaggaggtcttgggaggaccggagattacgtgagggaagatatcgggagattagttcagagatatatggaggagacatgttatggatggctttgtaggtcagtattagtaatttgaactggatacgctgagggaatgggagccagtgaagagatttgcagaggggggaagtggaggagtagcgaggagagagatgaattagtcgggcagcagagttaaggatggaccggagaggtgcaagggtgttagcagggaggccgcagaaaaggatgttgcagtagtcaaggcgggagatgatgagggcattcacaagcattttagtagattgacggttgaggaaaggacgggttctggagatatttttgagctggtggcgacaggaggtggaaagagcttggatgtgcagtttgaaggacagggcagaggtcaagggttactccaaggcagcggacttctggtacgggggaaagcgtgatgtcgataattgcgatagataggtcaggtaaggaagatctatctaCTTTTATTCTGCACAAGTagtaaaatctttaaaaaaaaaatctgtcaataCAATGAacagtgtaaaagaaaaaacaaaaaatgtaaagAAGGTACTCTTACCACATACTGTAGTgatgaaaaaaaggtaaaatacaaAAATGAATGCTTTGTCCTTTTAAAAGGTTTGCACCAAGATTGGACCTCTGCTCCAATCTCGGGTTTGgcggacccccagcaatcaggaaGATTTCCCCTGTCCTTTGGTTGGGAGGATAACTTCCCACCTTGGCACAAACCCTTTAAAGGAATTGATCACTACTTTAAAACACATTATAAATGGGCCCAAAGTGGTGGACGCGGGGAACAGTACTCACCAACCTGTTCTTCCGCTCCGTCCTCTAGCCTGTGTGCTGTGCTGGGCTCCTGGCTTTTTCTTGTATGGGGGGCACCACTTTACAGCTGCAGCCAAACAGCTGCCCTAATAGACTgcagccacaggttccatctgaacCTGGAAGACTTAACCCTGCAACCTATCAGGGCCACTGATTGCCTGCAGCCATCATGTGATGCCCCATGGAAGAAGAAGCTGGTCCGGTAGGTGATTatagctttttttttcttcttattttcccatcactctgaGCCCACTTTAGAATGtgttttatagtagtggacaaccccagtCCCTGAAGGGATAATGAAAGTCAGTGAGGAGGGAAGagggggatggagctgcagctGTGAGTGGGAGCTGTAGTGAGCAGACATCTGATTGGCTTGCGGTGGTAAGCAGAGCGCTAGCACCTCACAGAGGAGCCTTTTACAGTAGATATGGAGAGCGGAAATGGGGTTAGGGATTCCTAATGGCTGCTATGAAGTGACATTCACACAACTTGTGGCATTTACCTGCCATGCAATATACATAAGTGCATGTGGGCGTCACAATGAACCAGGGCACGGCTGATCTCCATCCACACATTGTCACTATGTCCTCTATCCTATCTCCTCAGCTCTCTAACAGTTTAGATGACGTGACTCTGGCGGATAATAAGAGGAGGATACCGTTCAGCCACAGCAAACTGCGGAGAAAACAGGAGGTTCTAGAAAAGCAGAAGAAAAGGAAAATTGAATGGATGAGAAAGATGTAAGTAGATAGCTGAGCATTAACATTGTCTTAATGCCGTCATGACATTTGACGTAAGTTTACGTCATGGTCGGAAAGGGATTCCCGCAAATGATTTACGTCATGGCGATCGTGCGGGCACAAAAGCAAAACCCACGCGATCGCCGCTGGGAGCTCGGCTTAAGTTATAGCCAAGACTCGGCTGTCATGGCCAGGAGCAGCCCATGACCCCCCCATTTAACGCCCTAAATTCTGCTATCGATATCGATCATgatactttggaggctgggagacCAAAAAGCATACAGGCtggaaatctatatatataattgtctaaggggtacttccgtctgtttgtctgtaacttccgtaacggaaatcccggttcgctgattggtcgcggatggccggccacgaccaatcagcgatattggggcaggatttaaacaccgcttcactttttactattgatgctgcctatgcagcatcaatagtaaaaacatataatgttaaaaataataataattaaaaaaaattacattctcaccttccggcgtccgcggcaccCTTTTCCTCTTtcggctcctcgcaacgctccggtcccaagaatgcattgcggcaatgactcgagatcacgtagcggtctcgcaagaccgctacatgatcacgggttattgccgcaaagcattactgggaacagagcgtcacgaggagcattgctaaaggcctgggctggatccgggggccgccggaaggtgagtataactattttttattttaattgttttttttacagggatatggtgcccacactgctatatactacgtaggctgtgttatatactgcgtgggctgtgttatatactgtgtgggctgtgctatatactacgtcgctgtgcaatatactacgtgggctgtgttatatattacgtgggctgtgttatatactgcgtggctgtgcaatatatactaagtgggctttgTTAAATACtacgtacgtggctgtgttatatactgcgtgggctgtgttatatactacgtgggctgtgttatatactacgtgggctgtgttatatactacgtggggtgtgttatatactgcgtggctgtgcaatatactacgtgggctgtgttatatactacgtgggctgtgttatatactgcgtgggctgtgttatatactgcgtgggctgtgttatatactgcgtgggctgtgctatatactacatacatattctagaatacccgatgctttagaaaagtggcaaataattaaaatataaaaattatgTGTTCAAAACAGGACAAAAAAAgaccataaaaatatatatataatatgtaaaaTACAACAATCGGGAGCAGCAGACCCAAAAATCTTATTTATAAATATACTACTAAGTTGTGCACCCCAAAATGTAAAATCAATTCATAGTGATAAAAGCTCAAAGAAAACTTCCTTCgtccgaaacgtgcgtcgaggtTGCGCATTTACGGGACCCGGCGACCCTTAAAGGTATATCACTAATATTCTGTTGTGCCTTCCCATATTTGAGCTTTTATCACTATGATTTGATTTTACATTTTGGAGTGCACAACTTAGTAGTATATGCATAAATAAGATTTTTGGGTCTGCTGCTACCGATTGCTGTATttgacatattatatatatatttttatggtcTTTTTTTGTCCTGTTTTGCGCAcataatttttatattttaattatttgccactttttttttataaataaaggcATTTTACAATCTATTTCCAGCCTGTATGCATTTTGGTCTTCCATGCTCTTTGTTGCTTTGGTTGTCATCTCACTTTAGTGGTATCCACTGCCTTTCACAGAACACAGCGACTTTTTCATTAGTATATGCACAAAAATTTCTGAAGAAATATTGAATATTTTATTTTGAGTATAGTCCTTGGTGTGCCTGTGTTTTTAACATATGCGTTAAATTAATCATTGGCAGCGCTGCTCTGTCCTGTCCTGTACTGACTGACTTCTTGTCCCATCCACCAGGCACTGCAGCCTCCCTGACTTGATCCTGGTGATACTGTGATCATAGCTTTTTCAGATATACTATCTGCTGGACGTTCTCTTCCCAGTCTGAAACGCTGATATTCCAGTGCTATAATAATCTATACATGGCGGAATGCTTAGTGTTTTCTCTCTCTGATACGGCCTCATCAGGTATTATGAAGGAAGTTTGCATGCACAGACTACAGAACCCAACACAGCAGTACTGGTCCAACGAGCCACGGAAGGAGTCCTGAAGTCTGTGGAGCAGCACGGAGCTCAGGCTGTCCTGGACTGGGAGGTGGACGAACTACTCAACTGGACTAATGCCCTGAACTATGATGAGTAAGTAAAGCTTAAAAGTAGGAATGTTTTCAAAAATAAGTGAATGAGCAAAAGtataaaatcaatatttggtgtcacCGTCCTTTACCTTCAAAACAGCTTCAATTCTTTTAGGAACTCTTGCACAAAGTCATGGATGTTGTAGGATTATAGTCCAGTGTAAATAATTGTACCAGACAAGTTGATAATCATCATCGGTTTCATATGTAGGTTGTAacagtcattaactgaaacagaaatAGTTGTGTGGGATTCCTAAAACTGGGTGATTAACAGCCAAACTTTACTACAAAGGTGAAGATTCTAGAAGAGAGTTTTATGTTGTATATTATGGCGTGACTGAGCACTGTGGCAAGACACTAATtttgttatactgcatcagcaaagtCTCTCCCAAGTAAGGATTTCAAAGCTCTTTTGAAGAATCACCAAGAAATGGCAACGTTCAGAACTGTAGACGCAGTGGTCGGCCATGGAAACCTAGTGCAGCAGATGAGAAAAACATCATGCTTTCTTCCCTATaaaattggaagatgtccagcagtgccatcagctcagaactggaagCAACCAGTGGGACctagctacacccatctactgttctCAGAAGTCTGGCCTGAAGTTGTCTTCGAGGAAAAATTGCAGCCATTCCTTCAGCATGGAAAAAAGTCCAAGTGTTTCAACTATACCTTGAAATATATGAACTGGGAGAAAGAAAAATGGCATCAGGAGCTCTGGATTGagccaaaatgtgaaatattttgcTGTAACACAAGGCAGTTTGTCACGAAAGAGCTGGAGAGTGGTATAATAATGAGGGTCTGCAGGCAGCAGTGAACCATTGGGTAGGGTCCTTGCAAGTTTGGGGAATgaatttcagcaaatggagttggtgatttggtcaggattaatggtgtcctcgaAGCTGAGAAATACAggaagatacttatccatcatggagGAGTCTGATTGGCTTCATATTTATTCTACAgacggacaatgaccccaaattcacagccaatgtcattaacccctttccaacatataATATATAGGTGCGCCATAGTTcacctccctccctttgatgtgggctctggcactgagcctgcatcttttctgACATATGACAGCTGACTTGATCAGTTGTCATGTGCTcctaacagccgagggtggaattgcgatccacccacatTTGTTTACATGTTaactgctgctgtcaatctctgacagcagcatttaactcaaaTCGCAGTAACAAAAGCAAACCAGCACCACTTTGACACCGGTGGCTAGCTAGTTTAGCTGACAGTGATTTCCACCATGACCCTGGATGACCGGGTGCAGACCGTGAGAAAAGCTATGCACATAATGTCCAAAAAAGATAAATGGTTGCACTCACTGGTATTAAATGACAACTTCCTTTATTGGTACACTTAATTAAAACATGCCCACAGGA
The Ranitomeya imitator isolate aRanImi1 chromosome 3, aRanImi1.pri, whole genome shotgun sequence genome window above contains:
- the C3H11orf65 gene encoding protein MFI isoform X1, yielding MMEDVSDPVTSDPDVYTMEEDRAARVIQKAFRRILDMNVFKYIKNLLSFKAQGDPRLLLKCINPGEAGLIDAAAGVHVRFRLGGTRFPPNIYYKLFTHRPIVDMCASSPKDYTKQSVKQLLPGQIHNHGAILEQDHSGWYARVENNGWRLLTLRLSNSLDDVTLADNKRRIPFSHSKLRRKQEVLEKQKKRKIEWMRKMYYEGSLHAQTTEPNTAVLVQRATEGVLKSVEQHGAQAVLDWEVDELLNWTNALNYDEYISGWKAIGTSKSSCAFKGTTLVRSAYDVYEFSQLSSPALFSLTTSVEEAE
- the C3H11orf65 gene encoding protein MFI isoform X2 — translated: MMEDVSDPVTSDPDVYTMEEDRAARVIQKAFRRILDMNVFKYIKNLLSFKAQGDPRLLLKCINPGEAGLIDAAAGVHVRFRLGGTRFPPNIYYKLFTHRPIVDMCASSPKDYTKQSVKQLLPGQIHNHGAILEQDHSGWYARVENNGWRLLTLRLSNSLDDVTLADNKRRIPFSHSKLRRKQEVLEKQKKRKIEWMRKMYYEGSLHAQTTEPNTAVLVQRATEGVLKSVEQHGAQAVLDWEVDELLNWTNALNYDENNTCPLCIRRL